CCTCGAGGAGGCGAACGAGGTGCTCACGGAACGCCTATACCAGGCTACCGTGCAGATCATGAAAGAAGAAATCCTACCCAGGGTGCCACCCCACTTGCAGGAAAAAGTGGCCGAGATCATCGAAAAAGAGCAGCGCTTGGCGGAGCAGGCCGCCGGGTTTGAAAACGAACTGCTCAAGCTTCTGAATCCATACCCCACGCCGCCAGACGCCAAGTTTGGCGATGTGCGCAAGGTCTCGGTGGGTCAGGCCTTCGAAACACCCGGACAAAAAATGCTTCTTTTGTACGACTATGACGATGAATGGCCCTTTGTGGTGGAGTATATGCGTCAGGAAGAAGCCAGTTCGACCCTCGAGTACCCCCTGCTGCTGCAATCGGTGGGTCGGGCGCCAGACCAGTACGGGGATTTCTGATACAAACCCCGCTTGGGTTTCCCTCATATGTGGCCTGTTTGTCCGCACCTAGACGAAGGATTCTGATTGTGTTGCACCGATCCAAGAAGTAAAGCTCCTCGTGGGGTACTTAGCAGACCCGATTTTGTGGTTGCACCGGCTCACTGGGGTGAGCCACTGACGAGCCGCGCAAAACGGCTTCTGCGAAAGGTCTTTTATGAGCCAGGTTCGCGTTCAGCTTTCTGCCTTACAAACGGCGCTTTCGCAGGTTTTGTTTGGGCAAGAGCAGGTTATCCTCGAGCTCTTGGCCACAGCGGTAGCCGGCGGCCACGCGCTTCTGGAGGGGCTGCCGGGGCTGGGCAAAACCTTGCTGGCTAAAGCCTTTGCCGAGGCCAGCGGGCTTTCGTACCGCCGCATCCAGTTCACCCCCGACCTGCTACCCGCCGACGTAACCGGGACAGAAATTTTAGAGGATGGGCAGTTCGTCTTCCGCCAGGGGCCTATTTTTGCCCAGGTGGTGCTGGCCGACGAAATCAACCGGGCCACCCCCAAAACGCAGTCCGCCCTGCTGGAAGCCATGCAGGAGCGGGGTGTAACGGTGAGCGGGGTACGCTATGCCCTTCCGGAACCCTTCCTGGTGCTGGCCACCCAAAACCCGCTGGAACTCGAGGGCACCTACCCCCTCCCCGAGGCCCAACTCGACCGCTTCATGGCAAAAATCAGCGTCCTGGCGCCGCCCCGGGCCACCTGGATCCAGATTCTCTCCCAAGAACCCGCCCGCCCCGAGCCGGTAACCGGCCTGGATTTGCTCTTGGCCCGGGCCGAGTCGCAGCAGGTAGTGGTCAGTCAGCCGGCGCTCGAGGCCATTGCCAACACTGCCCAGCTTGCCGCTGAAGAAAAACATCTGCGCATGGGCCTCTCGCCCCGTGGGGCCAAGGCCTGGCTGGCCCTGGCCAAAGCCCTGGCCTACCTTGCGGGCCGGGCCCACCTGGACTGGAACGACCTGCGAAACGCAGCCGTGCCTGCCCTTTCGCACCGACTCCTGCTAACCGAAGAGGCCCAGTTTGAGGGGATTCAAGTAAAGCAGATCGTACAGGACTTGCTCCGCCGCACCATGCCCAAATAACCGAAAGACCGTATATTCCAAGCTTGTGTAACATAGCCTCATGTCGAACCGCTACATCGGCCAACCCATGAAGCGCCTCGAGGATGGCAAGCTAGTACAAGGCCGGGGTCAGTACCTGGCCGACCTTCAGGCCGACAATCTGCTCTATCTGGCCCTGGTGCGCAGCCCCTATGCCCATGCGCGGGTGATCTCCATAGACACCTCCGAGGCCCAGAACCTACCGGGAGTGGTAGCAACAATGACCTCGAGCGACCTCCCCGAGTTGTATGCCCCAGCCTCGATTCCCCGCGACGCCCAGGGGGCCTTTCACCCGTTGCTAGCCCGCGAGCGGGTTCGCTACGTGGGCGAGCCGGTAGTAGCCATTTTGGCCGCTTCGGAGGCCCAGGCTCTCGATGCAGCGCAGCAGGTTTTTGTGGAATACGAGCCCCTACCGGCCTATCTCGAGCCGCAGCAAGCCAGGCAAGCTCCCCCCATTCACCCCCACCTTCAAAGCAACCTTGCGCTCGAGCGTAAAACCGTTGTGGGCGAGATTGCTCAGGCTTTTGCCCAGGCTCACCAGGTCGTGCGCGCACGGCTGGTGCAGCAGCGGGTAGCCCCGAGCGCCATGGAACCCAGGGGCATCCTGGCCAGCTGGGACGGCATCCGCGAGGCCCTCACGGTCTGGTCAAGCACCCAGATGCCCCATGACCTGCGCAGTGCTATCGCAGAAAAGCTGGGGCTGGCCGAAAACCAGGTACGGGTCATTACCCCCGATGTGGGAGGGGCCTTTGGGGCTAAGATCAACGTGTACCCCGAGGAAATTCTGGTGGCCTACCTGGCCAAACACCTCGGACGGAGCGTTCGCTGGGTAGAAGGGCGGGGTGAGAGCTTTAGTGCTACCATCCACGGCCGGGCCCAGGTGGCCGAGCTCGAGATGGCCTTCGATGCCGAAGGAAAAATTCTGGGACTGCGGGGGCAGGTGGTGGCCGATCTGGGCGCGTATGCCCTCGAGACCACCCTGGGCAACGCCCCCGGCACCATTCTGATGCTGCAAGGCCCCTACGAAGTCCCCGCGGTGGAGCTAGCGCTGCAAGCGGTTTACACCAACGCCACCCCCACCGGGGCCTACCGGGGGGCGGGGCGGCCCGAGGCCACCTACTACCTCGAGCGCCTGATGGATATGGGCGCCCGGGCGCTGGGCCTTGACCCCGCCGAGATTCGGCGCAAGAACTTCATCCAAGGCCCCTTCCCCTACAAAACCCGCACCGGCGCCAAATACGACTCGGGGGCCTATGCCGAGGTTTTGCAAAAGCTGCTCGAGGTGAGCCGCTATCCCGAACTCCGCGCCGAGCAGGCCCAGGCCCAAAGCCAGGGGCGCCGGGTGGGGATCGGGCTTTGCAGCTATGTGGAGATCACCGGCTACGGCTGGGACACCGGCGGGGTGCGAATCAACCCCGACGGCAGCGCGGTCATCTTCACGGGCACTTCCCCCCACGGCCAGGGCACCCAGAACGCCTTTGTACAGATTGTGGCCGAACGCCTGGGTCTGGAGCCTGAGCGTATTCGCGTGGTGCAGGGCGATACCCTGGCGGTGCCCTACGGCATGGGCACGGCGGGCAGCCGTACGCTCTCGGTAGGGGGTTCGGCGGTGCTCAAAGCCTCCGAAGAGGTGCGAACCAAAATGCAGAAAATCGCTGCCCATCTGCTGGAGGCCGCCCCAGAAGATATAGACCTGCTGGAGCACGGCTGGGGTGTGCGTGGCACGGACAAGTCGGTCAGCCTGGAGCAGATTCTGGGCGTAGCCTTCAACCCCCGTAAGCTACCCCCCGATATGGAGCCGGGGCTGGAGGGACACGCCAGCTTTGCCCTCAAGGACGCCAACTACCCCTTTGGCGCCCATCTGGCCATGGTCGAGGTAGACCCCGAAACCGGCCTGGTGCAAATTTTGCGCTACATCGCGGTAGACGATTGCGGCACCGTCGTCAATCCCTTGCTTTTTGAGGGCCAGCAGCACGGGGGCATTGCCCAGGGCATCGGCCAGGCCCTCTACGAAGGCGTTGTGTACGATGGTGAAGGGCAGAATCTGACCGCGAGCTTCCTCGAGTACGCCCTACCCAAGGCCGACCAAATCCCCTGGATGGAGCCGCACCGTCATCAAACCCCCTCCCCCACCAACCCGCTGGGCGTCAAGGGGGTAGGTGAGGCCGGGGCTATTGCAGCTACACCCGCTGTGGTGAATGCAGTTTTGGACGCGCTGGGCGTAGCGCACCTGGACATGCCCCTCACGCCGGAGAAAGTATGGCGGGCTACCCGACTCTAAGGCGCGGAGCAGGCACTAGCACAAAGGAAACCGCATGAGGATAGCAACAATCCAGGCCCTCGACCAGGCCGACCCTTTGTCCGCCAAGCGCGAAGCATTTGTATTGCCCGAGGGGTTGGTCTACCTCGATGGCAACTCGCTGGGCATGCTACCCAGAATCGTACAGAGCCGTGTCGAACAGGTAGTCAAACAGCAGTGGGGCCACGACCTGATTCGCAGTTGGAACCTGCATGGCTGGGTGGATCTACCGGTCAAAGTGGGGGCCAAAATCGCCCGGCTGATTGGAGCCGAGCCAGACGAGGTGGTGGCCGCCGACTCGACCTCGGTCAACCTGTTCAAGGTGCTGTTGGCTGCCCTTCGGCTACGCCCGGAGCGCAGGGTGATCGTCTCAGACGTGGATAACTTCCCCACCGACCTCTACATCGCCCAGGGGGTTTCGGCCCTCCTGGGCGGCTACGAATTGCGACTTGTGAAGAAAGATGAAATAGAAGAGGCCCTCGACCACCAGACCGCTGTCTTGATGCTGACCGAGGTGGACTACCGTACCGGCTACCGCTACGACATGGGCCGGCTGACCCGGATGGCCCACGAAAGAGGTGCGCTGGCCCTCTGGGATCTGGCCCATAGCGCAGGGGCCTTTCCGGTGTACTTGAACCAGCACGGGGTGGACTTTGCGGTGGGCTGCGGCTACAAGTACCTGAACGGCGGCCCCGGTGCACCGGCTTTTTTGTTTGTGGCCCGGCGGCACCAGGAGGCTGCCTTCCCCTTCCTTTCGGGCTGGATGGGCCATAAGGCCCCCTTTGCCTTCATACCCGAGTACGTGGCTGCCGAGGGCATAAGGCGGCTCACCGTGGGCACCCCGTCGGTGCTCTCGATGAGTGCCCTGGACGCGGCGCTCGAGGTGTTCGTCGATGTAGACCTGGAAGCGTTACGGGAAAAGTCACTCCGGCTGACCGATCTCTTTATCGAGTTAATGGAGCCCCTGGCCGCCCGCTACGGCTTTGAGCTGGTCACGCCCCGGGAGCATGCCCAGCGCGGCAGCCAGGTTGCCTACCGCCACCAGGAGGGCTACGCGGTCATGCAGGCCCTCATCAGCCAGGGGGTGATTGGCGACTTCCGCGCCCCCGATATCGTGCGCTTTGGCTTTACGCCCCTGTACCTGCGCTTTATGGATGTGTGGGAAGCGGTGCAGCGGCTGGAACACGTGATGCGCCAGGATCTATGGAAAGACCCGCGCTTCCAGCAGCGGGCCAAGGTGACCTGATGAACACCCCCGACGAAACCTACACCCAGGCCCATACCGACTTCCGGCGAGATTTGTCGTATGGCGACTACCTGATGCTCGATCAGGTGCTCTCGGCCCAGCGCCCCCTCACCCAGGCCCACGACGAGGTGCTCTTTATCGTGATCCATCAGGTTCAGGAGCTCTGGATGAAGCTGATTATTCACGAGCTCAACAGTGCCATGAGCCTGCTGAAGCAAGGCACCATAGACCCGGCCCTCAAGATGCTGACCCGGGTCTGCCGCGCCCAGGAGCAGATGGCGGCCAGTTGGGAGGTGCTCAAAACCATGACCCCTTCCGACTACCTGCAGTTTCGCGCGGCCTTTGGGCGGGCCTCCGGGTTTCAGTCGCACCAGTACCGGCTGATCGAGTTCTTGTTTGGCAACAAACAGCCCTTCATGATGCGCCCGCACCAGCACCGACCCGAACACCACCGGCTGCTGGAAGAAGCCTTACAAGCACCAAGCCTTTACGACATCGCCCTACATCTGGTCGCGGCCAGGGGGCTGGACATTCCCGAGCGCGTACTAAAGCGGGATTATTCGCAACCCCACCTCCCCGACGAACAAGTACAGGCGGCCTGGCTCGAGGTCTACCGCCACCCCGAACGGTACTGGGATCTCTATTACCTGGCCGAAAAGCTGATAGACGTGGAAGACAACTTCCGTCGCTGGCGCTTCAACCACCTTACCACCGTGGAACGCATCATCGGCCACAAGCAAGGCACCGGGGGAACGGCGGGCGTGCCTTATCTGAAACGGGCCTTGGATATAGTGCTATTCCCCGAGCTCTGGCAGGTACGCACCCATCTATAGCTTGTGGGGCAGCTCGAGTCCAGCAAAACGCCCTAAAACGGCACCACCGGCCCCTGGTCTGACCCTTTTTGTCGGAAACCGTTGCCCTCGATCGGTTTGCCAAAGCTCAGCAACATCTCCCGGTCGGGGATTAGCCGGGCCTCGAGCCAGTCCAGATCTTTCAGAAGCGCAAGGGCCTCCTCAGCAGCCTTGACCTCGCGGGCTTCCACCAAGGCCCAGCCCCCCGGCCCGCGCACCTTGAGTTGCACCGGCAGGGTACCGGGGTGCTCGTCAAGTCGGCTGCGCAAATCCAGCAGTTTTTCGTCGTCCATCAAGGCCATGTCGAGCTCGAGCTCCAGCACCTTGGGCAGACCCTCGAGTTCGTTGTACGGGAATACATCCTGCGCCACCACCCGCAGGCTCTCGCCCTCGCCATCGGGCTCTACCTCCACCACCACCAGGACTGCAGCATCTTCGGCAATGCGCGGCGAAATTTTGTCGTAGGCCTTGCCAAAGCCCACCACCTCCACCGCACCGGTCTCGTCGGCCAGGGTAAAGCGAACCAGCATCCCCCCCGACTTGGTCGGCTTGCGGACGATGCCCTCCACCATCCCGGCCAGCAGCAGCCGTGCCCGGTTGCGGTTTCCCTTGAGTTCGGCAAAGGCCTTTGGAAGCTCCTCCACTGTGCAGCTAGCAGCTTCCCGCAAGCCCGCATAGCGGGACAAGGGGTGTCCGGTTACGTAAATGCCTAGGGCTTCTTTCTCCAAACGAAGCTCGGTAATGGCATCCAGCA
This genomic stretch from Meiothermus sp. harbors:
- a CDS encoding xanthine dehydrogenase family protein molybdopterin-binding subunit; the protein is MSNRYIGQPMKRLEDGKLVQGRGQYLADLQADNLLYLALVRSPYAHARVISIDTSEAQNLPGVVATMTSSDLPELYAPASIPRDAQGAFHPLLARERVRYVGEPVVAILAASEAQALDAAQQVFVEYEPLPAYLEPQQARQAPPIHPHLQSNLALERKTVVGEIAQAFAQAHQVVRARLVQQRVAPSAMEPRGILASWDGIREALTVWSSTQMPHDLRSAIAEKLGLAENQVRVITPDVGGAFGAKINVYPEEILVAYLAKHLGRSVRWVEGRGESFSATIHGRAQVAELEMAFDAEGKILGLRGQVVADLGAYALETTLGNAPGTILMLQGPYEVPAVELALQAVYTNATPTGAYRGAGRPEATYYLERLMDMGARALGLDPAEIRRKNFIQGPFPYKTRTGAKYDSGAYAEVLQKLLEVSRYPELRAEQAQAQSQGRRVGIGLCSYVEITGYGWDTGGVRINPDGSAVIFTGTSPHGQGTQNAFVQIVAERLGLEPERIRVVQGDTLAVPYGMGTAGSRTLSVGGSAVLKASEEVRTKMQKIAAHLLEAAPEDIDLLEHGWGVRGTDKSVSLEQILGVAFNPRKLPPDMEPGLEGHASFALKDANYPFGAHLAMVEVDPETGLVQILRYIAVDDCGTVVNPLLFEGQQHGGIAQGIGQALYEGVVYDGEGQNLTASFLEYALPKADQIPWMEPHRHQTPSPTNPLGVKGVGEAGAIAATPAVVNAVLDALGVAHLDMPLTPEKVWRATRL
- the kynU gene encoding kynureninase, whose translation is MRIATIQALDQADPLSAKREAFVLPEGLVYLDGNSLGMLPRIVQSRVEQVVKQQWGHDLIRSWNLHGWVDLPVKVGAKIARLIGAEPDEVVAADSTSVNLFKVLLAALRLRPERRVIVSDVDNFPTDLYIAQGVSALLGGYELRLVKKDEIEEALDHQTAVLMLTEVDYRTGYRYDMGRLTRMAHERGALALWDLAHSAGAFPVYLNQHGVDFAVGCGYKYLNGGPGAPAFLFVARRHQEAAFPFLSGWMGHKAPFAFIPEYVAAEGIRRLTVGTPSVLSMSALDAALEVFVDVDLEALREKSLRLTDLFIELMEPLAARYGFELVTPREHAQRGSQVAYRHQEGYAVMQALISQGVIGDFRAPDIVRFGFTPLYLRFMDVWEAVQRLEHVMRQDLWKDPRFQQRAKVT
- the kynA gene encoding tryptophan 2,3-dioxygenase, producing the protein MERPALPAAGQGDLMNTPDETYTQAHTDFRRDLSYGDYLMLDQVLSAQRPLTQAHDEVLFIVIHQVQELWMKLIIHELNSAMSLLKQGTIDPALKMLTRVCRAQEQMAASWEVLKTMTPSDYLQFRAAFGRASGFQSHQYRLIEFLFGNKQPFMMRPHQHRPEHHRLLEEALQAPSLYDIALHLVAARGLDIPERVLKRDYSQPHLPDEQVQAAWLEVYRHPERYWDLYYLAEKLIDVEDNFRRWRFNHLTTVERIIGHKQGTGGTAGVPYLKRALDIVLFPELWQVRTHL
- a CDS encoding MoxR family ATPase; amino-acid sequence: MSQVRVQLSALQTALSQVLFGQEQVILELLATAVAGGHALLEGLPGLGKTLLAKAFAEASGLSYRRIQFTPDLLPADVTGTEILEDGQFVFRQGPIFAQVVLADEINRATPKTQSALLEAMQERGVTVSGVRYALPEPFLVLATQNPLELEGTYPLPEAQLDRFMAKISVLAPPRATWIQILSQEPARPEPVTGLDLLLARAESQQVVVSQPALEAIANTAQLAAEEKHLRMGLSPRGAKAWLALAKALAYLAGRAHLDWNDLRNAAVPALSHRLLLTEEAQFEGIQVKQIVQDLLRRTMPK